A window of Halovivax gelatinilyticus genomic DNA:
CTTCGATCGATCGCGTCGCTCCACGGACCGACGGTGCGACTCGCGTCCGACTCGTCGGCCGACGTGACGGTCAACCCGATCACGGCGAGCGTTCATTCCCGTCGGCGTCCTAGGGCACCCATGAGCGAACCGATCACCCTGAACGAACTCGGTGCCACGCTCGAAACACTACCCTATCCGGTCACGCGGAGCGACGTCGACGACCGACTCGGCGACCGACGACTTCAGCTCGCAGACGGCGAGACGACGATCGGCGAGACGCTCGATCACGTCGAGTCGGAGCGATTCGACTCCGAGAACGAACTCGAATCGGATCTGTTCGCCGCGCTCCCTCGAAACGCCGTCGGC
This region includes:
- a CDS encoding DUF5789 family protein: MSEPITLNELGATLETLPYPVTRSDVDDRLGDRRLQLADGETTIGETLDHVESERFDSENELESDLFAALPRNAVGEPYQSEGEG